The following proteins are encoded in a genomic region of Alistipes shahii WAL 8301:
- a CDS encoding toxin-antitoxin system YwqK family antitoxin, whose amino-acid sequence MKPSYFMNRVLLFVLLLVVGNGALSQERIDTLYYSRSGVTVRNPVFADYYRLALYPADSAGLKMFKDFYISGELRREGHFQTIDTLDDCRTVFDGDVVSYFKNGHMSEKSYYSGGLLEGEYRQYDENGTLKTRALYAGGELSGTYKTYNEDGSCRMVEYRAGLPVHDYYLLADGSGNTLKFRIADDMPVWESPAIAERSADYRDGVPWEVYFKNGLTIALTDAIVRDYGKWHRVDVIISNNSLTPVEFNPETDMTAYSVDEHDVATDLQVWSCDSYLKKVNRSQTWAAVLMGVSEGMAAAGAGYSTSTTTGYSSYGGYSSYTATTYNPSAAYQANMASQQRLADFGQALQDEQQVKKLGYLKKNTIYPGESVSGFVHVAWIKGERVVFIIRIEGAEYIYEWGFDKKNAFLLNKNN is encoded by the coding sequence ATGAAACCCAGTTATTTTATGAACCGAGTTTTATTGTTCGTATTGTTGCTTGTGGTAGGCAACGGTGCCTTGTCGCAAGAGCGGATAGATACACTCTACTATAGCCGTTCGGGGGTGACGGTGCGGAATCCGGTTTTTGCCGATTATTATCGGCTGGCGCTTTATCCTGCGGATTCGGCGGGGCTCAAAATGTTCAAGGATTTTTATATTTCGGGAGAATTGCGGAGAGAAGGGCATTTTCAGACAATCGATACGCTCGATGATTGCCGGACAGTGTTTGACGGAGACGTTGTTTCCTATTTCAAGAATGGTCACATGTCGGAAAAATCATATTATTCGGGAGGATTGTTGGAAGGCGAATATCGGCAATACGACGAGAATGGAACGTTGAAAACGCGTGCGTTGTATGCCGGCGGCGAATTGTCCGGAACGTACAAGACATACAACGAGGACGGCTCCTGCCGAATGGTGGAATATCGTGCAGGGCTGCCGGTTCATGATTATTATTTGCTGGCGGACGGCAGCGGGAACACGCTTAAATTCCGCATTGCGGACGACATGCCGGTATGGGAATCACCAGCCATAGCGGAGCGCTCGGCCGATTATCGGGACGGTGTGCCCTGGGAAGTCTATTTCAAAAACGGATTGACGATCGCGTTGACGGATGCCATCGTCCGGGATTACGGCAAGTGGCATCGGGTCGATGTGATTATCTCCAACAATTCGTTGACGCCGGTCGAATTCAATCCGGAGACCGATATGACGGCCTATTCCGTAGACGAACACGATGTCGCCACCGATCTGCAGGTCTGGTCTTGCGATAGCTATCTGAAGAAAGTGAACCGGTCGCAGACCTGGGCCGCTGTTTTGATGGGTGTCAGCGAAGGAATGGCTGCTGCCGGCGCAGGTTATTCGACCTCCACGACGACCGGTTACAGCAGCTACGGCGGTTATTCGTCTTATACGGCTACGACTTATAATCCCTCTGCGGCCTATCAGGCCAACATGGCCTCACAGCAGCGGCTCGCTGATTTCGGTCAGGCCTTGCAGGACGAACAACAGGTCAAAAAGCTGGGATATTTGAAGAAAAACACGATATATCCCGGAGAATCCGTATCCGGATTTGTTCATGTAGCATGGATTAAAGGGGAGCGTGTTGTGTTCATTATCCGGATTGAAGGTGCCGAATACATTTATGAGTGGGGATTTGACAAGAAAAATGCGTTTTTATTGAATAAGAACAACTAA
- the rhuM gene encoding RhuM family protein: MDRGEIIIYQTADGETRLDVRMENDSVWLTQAQMVELFNSTKQNVSLHINNIFKEGELEREATVKEYLIVRQEGNRSVRRKITVYNLDVIISVGYRVKSQRGTQFRIWANKILKEYLIKGYAVNTQAKAEQLEELKKTVRLLSHVLAAKEVTKSEAVGLLRVITDYTYGLDTLDRYDYQQLEVAATTAEEPFHATYENAMAALQVLREKFGGSELFAHEKDESFKSTMGAIYQTFGGRDLYPSVEEKAANLLYLTVKNHSFSDGNKRIAAFLFLWFLENNRILYRADGSRLLDNNTLVALTLMIAESRTEEKDVMTKVVVNLINKNN, encoded by the coding sequence ATGGACAGGGGCGAGATTATCATTTATCAGACAGCCGACGGTGAGACCCGTCTGGACGTCCGCATGGAGAACGACAGCGTGTGGCTGACGCAGGCGCAGATGGTAGAGTTGTTCAATTCGACCAAACAGAATGTGAGCCTTCATATAAATAATATCTTTAAAGAGGGCGAGCTCGAGCGAGAGGCAACTGTCAAGGAATACTTGATAGTTCGGCAAGAGGGCAATCGTTCTGTTAGGCGTAAGATTACAGTTTATAATCTGGACGTGATTATCTCTGTCGGATATCGTGTCAAGTCACAGCGCGGAACACAATTCCGTATCTGGGCGAACAAAATTTTGAAAGAGTACCTAATAAAAGGCTATGCCGTCAATACCCAAGCGAAAGCCGAGCAGTTGGAGGAGTTGAAAAAGACTGTTCGCCTGCTCTCCCATGTCTTGGCTGCGAAGGAGGTTACGAAATCCGAGGCGGTCGGGCTACTGCGCGTGATTACGGACTATACTTATGGCCTCGACACGCTCGATCGTTATGACTATCAGCAGTTGGAGGTTGCGGCAACCACGGCGGAAGAACCGTTTCATGCGACGTATGAAAATGCGATGGCGGCATTGCAGGTGTTGCGTGAGAAATTCGGAGGCAGCGAATTGTTCGCTCACGAAAAAGACGAATCGTTCAAAAGCACAATGGGGGCAATTTACCAAACCTTCGGCGGGCGTGATCTCTACCCGAGTGTCGAGGAAAAGGCAGCCAATCTGCTTTACTTGACGGTCAAGAACCACTCGTTCAGTGACGGCAACAAACGCATCGCAGCGTTTCTGTTCCTTTGGTTTTTGGAAAACAATCGGATTCTTTACCGTGCTGATGGTTCGCGCCTTTTGGATAACAATACGCTGGTCGCTCTGACGCTCATGATTGCTGAGAGTCGCACAGAAGAGAAAGATGTAATGACGAAGGTTGTGGTGAACTTGATTAATAAGAACAATTGA